From Aspergillus fumigatus Af293 chromosome 5, whole genome shotgun sequence, a single genomic window includes:
- a CDS encoding DUF3632 domain-containing protein: MSSLHLELKDDDPWFIEVKIFKILRDYLQDPAASPAVAAQALDRLFPANRSDEDQPTDEPREDPGSFLWHFWGVVHNVAQQIPYTAPEQDRLAELIKALKGLSSQTKTVYLASWDHTFDLWGDLPLLGPTFREMYDCMVSLNDKQEREHWQSLNAYAARLTRDESANLILFAKYSIEGMVEEVLELRLVDDGPRSILESRMVVAAEWVIQCGERLVAKEDEGLSIESWQRCKERFSSLLDNASMSPQTRERVQKAKQVMEALRLR, from the exons atgtcttctcttcatctcgaATTAAAAGACGATGATCCATGGTTCATCGAGGTAAAAATCTTCAAGATATTGCGGGACTACCTACAAGACCCCGCCGCCTCACCTGCAGTCGCAGCCCAAGCACTAGATCGACTGTTCCCTGCGAACCGTTCTGATGAGGATCAACCTACAGACGAGCCTCGCGAGGACCCAGGAAGTTTTCTCTGGCACTTCTGGGGTGTGGTCCATAATGTGGCTCAGCAGATACCCTACACTGCTCCTGAACAGGACAGACTCGCAGAGCTGATCAAGGCCCTGAAAGGTCTATCTTCCCAGACCAAAACTGTCTACCTAGCGTCATGGGACCATACCTTTGACTTGTGGGGAGATTTACCGTTGCTAGGTCCGACATTCAGGGAGATGTATGATT GCATGGTATCTCTGAATGATAAGCAGGAGCGTGAACATTGGCAGAGCTTAAATGCTTATGCTGCTCGCTTGACTAGAGATGAATCTGCTAATTTGATTCTCTTCGCGAAATATTCAATCGAAGGAATGGTAGAAGAGGTTTTGGAGCTCAGactcgtcgacgatggccCCAGATCTATTCTGGAATCTAGGATGGTTGTTGCAGCGGAATGGGTCATACAGTGCGGAGAGAGACTTGTTGCGAAGGAAGACGAAGGGTTAAGCATAGAAAGTTGGCAGAGGTGTAAGGAAAGGTTCAGCAGCCTCTTAGATAATGCTTCGATGAGTCCGCAGACCCGGGAAAGAGTTCAAAAGGCGAAGCAGGTTATGGAAGCTCTACGCTTGAGATAA
- the aspf1 gene encoding major allergen and cytotoxin AspF1 translates to MVAIKNLFLLAATAVSVLAAPSPLDARATWTCINQQLNPKTNKWEDKRLLYSQAKAESNSHHAPLSDGKTGSSYPHWFTNGYDGNGKLIKGRTPIKFGKADCDRPPKHSQNGMGKDDHYLLEFPTFPDGHDYKFDSKKPKEDPGPARVIYTYPNKVFCGIVAHQRGNQGDLRLCSH, encoded by the exons ATGGTTGCAATCAAAAATCTTTTCCTGCTGGCTGCCACAGCCGTGTCTGTTCTAGCTGCTCCCTCGCCCCTCGACGCTCGTGCG ACCTGGACATGCATCAACCAACAGCTGAATCCCAAGACAAACAAATGGGAAGACAAGCGGCTTCTATACAGTCAAGCCAAAGCCGAAAGCAACTCCCACCACGCACCTCTTTCCGACGGCAAGACCGGTAGCAGCTACCCGCACTGGTTCACTAACGGCTACGACGGGAATGGCAAGCTCATCAAGGGTCGCACGCCCATCAAATTCGGAAAAGCCGACTGTGACCGTCCCCCGAAGCACAGCCAGAACGGCATGGGCAAGGATGACCACTACCTGCTGGAGTTCCCGACTTTTCCAGATGGCCACGACTATAAGTTTGACTCGAAGAAACCCAAGGAAGACCCGGGCCCAGCGAGGGTCATCTATACTTATCCCAACAAGGTGTTTTGCGGCATTGTGGCCCATCAGCGGGGGAATCAGGGAGACTTGAGACTGTGTTCTCATTAG
- a CDS encoding alpha/beta fold hydrolase has protein sequence MAPLTAQEIIAHPAYDTVDWKLPPTTSGRALVAQNRRGGPINLNYEIHGTGPVKLVWIMGLNATLKDWKRQTKYFGHLNGSKYSCLVFDNRGVGRSDKPTCFYSTSEMARDVVDLVSSLGWIDMKAPATRAIHVIGASMGGMIAQEVAMLIPDRLASLTLCCTAPRLVRTTPFFENLQQRASMFIPRHVDVEIDRIAATLFASEFLAQPDTENEDPALNFPTKRDRFAAGHLRKKADTESYTPKGFLLQVTACYFHHKSAEQLMALGDAVGRERILIVHGTEDRMLTFRHGELLREEIGEGITWKVFEGAGHMLGWETEHEMNESIQDLVDRFS, from the exons ATGGCGCCTCTAACAGCTCAAGAGATCATTGCTCATCCAGCATATGACACTGTGGATTGGAAACTCCCTCCCACAACCTCGGGACGGGCCCTGGTGGCTCAGAACAGGCGCGGTGGTCCGATCAACCTCAACTATGAGATCCATGGCACGGGACCCGTGAAACTAGTT TGGATTATGGGCCTAAATGCCACCCTGAAAGACTGGAAGCGCCAAACCAAGTACTTCGGCCACCTCAACGGCTCGAAATACTCGTGTCTTGTCTTCGATAATCGCGGCGTAGGCCGCTCCGACAAACCCACCTGCTTCTACTCAACAAGCGAGATGGCTCGCGATGTCGTGGACCTCGTCAGCTCGCTGGGCTGGATCGACATGAAAGCTCCCGCGACACGCGCCATCCACGTCATCGGCGCCAGTATGGGCGGTATGATCGCTCAGGAAGTCGCGATGCTCATTCCCGACCGGCTCGCCAGCCTGACGCTCTGCTGTACGGCTCCGCGACTCGTCCGCACAACACCCTTCTTCGAGAACCTGCAGCAGCGTGCAAGCATGTTCATCCCGCGACATGTGGACGTGGAGATTGACCGCATCGCGGCGACGCTGTTTGCGAGTGAGTTTCTGGCGCAGCCCGATACGGAGAATGAGGATCCTGCGTTGAATTTTCCGACGAAGAGGGATCGATTTGCGGCGGGGCatttgaggaagaaggcggaTACAGAGTCGTATACGCCCAAGGGGTTCTTATTGCAGGTGACTGCTTGTTACTTTCACCATAAGTCTGCGGAGCAGTTGATGGCGCTGGGGGATGCAGTGGGCAGGGAGCGGATTCTTATTGTACATGGGACGGAGGATCGAATGCTTACGTTTCGTCATGGGGAGCTTTTGAGAGAGGAGATTGGTGAGGGTATCACATGGAAGGTTTTTGAAGGAGCCGGGCATATGTTGGGATGGGAGACGGAGCATGAGATGAATGAGTCGATACAGGATTTGGTGGACCGGTTCAGTTAG